Proteins from a genomic interval of Caulobacter rhizosphaerae:
- a CDS encoding kinase yields the protein MTTIDPSWLAAFLREEGLPEGFAAEVEVLHAPLAARIAAVAMGPAFVVGICGPQGSGKTTTVRVVAALLEAQGLTVATLSLDDLYLPRADRGALARDVHPLLRTRGVPGTHDVALGLAVLDGLAGEGETALPRFDKAADDRAPVEAWRVVAGPVDIVLFEGWCVGARPEPAEALAAPVNALERERDPDGAWRVHVNAALAGPYRALFARLDLLVLFTAPDFETVLTWRLEQEAKLRERLAATAQGGAMTDDEVAVFVQHYERLTRHIARETPARADVVVALDKDRRSSIL from the coding sequence ATGACGACCATCGATCCAAGCTGGCTGGCCGCCTTCCTGCGGGAGGAAGGCCTTCCCGAGGGCTTCGCCGCTGAAGTCGAAGTCCTGCATGCGCCCCTCGCCGCCCGCATCGCGGCGGTGGCGATGGGGCCGGCCTTCGTGGTCGGGATCTGCGGGCCGCAGGGCTCGGGCAAGACGACGACCGTGAGGGTCGTGGCCGCCCTGCTGGAAGCACAAGGCCTGACGGTGGCGACCCTGTCGCTGGACGACCTCTACCTGCCGCGCGCCGACCGCGGGGCCCTGGCCCGTGACGTCCATCCGCTGCTGCGCACGCGCGGGGTTCCGGGGACCCACGACGTCGCCCTGGGCCTGGCCGTGCTGGACGGCTTGGCCGGCGAGGGTGAAACCGCGCTGCCGCGTTTCGACAAGGCCGCCGACGATCGGGCGCCGGTCGAGGCCTGGCGGGTGGTCGCGGGGCCGGTCGACATCGTGCTGTTCGAAGGCTGGTGCGTCGGCGCGCGCCCGGAACCGGCCGAGGCCCTGGCCGCGCCGGTCAACGCCCTGGAGCGCGAGCGGGACCCGGACGGCGCCTGGCGGGTCCATGTCAACGCCGCCCTGGCCGGGCCCTATCGCGCCCTTTTCGCCCGCTTGGACCTGCTGGTGCTGTTCACCGCGCCGGACTTCGAGACGGTGCTGACCTGGCGGCTGGAGCAGGAGGCCAAGCTGAGGGAGCGGCTGGCGGCGACGGCGCAGGGCGGCGCCATGACCGATGACGAGGTCGCCGTCTTCGTCCAGCACTACGAGCGCCTGACCCGCCACATCGCCCGCGAGACGCCGGCCCGGGCCGACGTCGTGGTGGCGCTGGACAAAGACCGCCGTTCGTCCATCCTATGA
- a CDS encoding helix-turn-helix transcriptional regulator — translation MKNRLKVLRAERDWSQADLAERLEVSRQTINALETGKYDPSLPLAFKIARLFGLPIETIFQDET, via the coding sequence ATGAAGAACCGGCTCAAGGTCCTGCGGGCCGAACGCGACTGGAGCCAGGCAGACTTGGCCGAACGCCTGGAGGTCTCGCGCCAGACCATCAACGCCCTGGAGACGGGCAAGTACGACCCCAGCCTGCCCTTGGCCTTCAAGATCGCCCGGCTGTTCGGCCTGCCGATCGAGACGATTTTCCAGGACGAGACCTGA
- a CDS encoding alpha/beta fold hydrolase, whose amino-acid sequence MTYRRPSFPLIVLLLAILAAVGVFGGAHAAPLAVPSAAAPRFTIAVTGQGPDVILIPGLASSAAVWDDTVKQLQGRYRLHVVQVAGFAGAPAGANAEGPVIQPTVDALDGYIKSARLKSPAVIGHSMGGLMGLMLARQHPEDVGRLMVVDSLPFYAMVFSPAATVETTKPQAAAMRDRTASATPEAWTAMETAMMARLVKSPEGLKSATAATIASDRSVVARALYDDLTTDLRGELASIKTPTTMLYPWDPAIAPQAAFDQLYTGAYAPMTQAKVKRIDGSYHFIMLDQPAAFAFEVESFLK is encoded by the coding sequence ATGACCTACCGCCGACCTTCCTTCCCGTTGATCGTCCTCCTGCTGGCGATCCTGGCCGCCGTGGGCGTGTTCGGCGGGGCGCACGCCGCGCCCCTGGCCGTCCCCTCGGCCGCCGCGCCCCGCTTCACCATCGCGGTGACGGGGCAGGGGCCCGACGTGATCCTGATCCCCGGCCTCGCCTCCTCGGCCGCCGTCTGGGACGACACCGTCAAGCAGTTGCAGGGGCGGTACCGCCTGCACGTGGTCCAGGTGGCCGGTTTCGCCGGCGCGCCGGCCGGGGCCAACGCCGAGGGGCCGGTGATCCAGCCGACCGTCGACGCCCTGGACGGCTACATCAAGTCGGCCAGGCTGAAGTCGCCCGCCGTGATCGGCCACTCCATGGGCGGGTTGATGGGCCTGATGCTGGCCCGCCAGCACCCCGAGGACGTCGGCCGCCTGATGGTCGTCGACAGCCTGCCGTTCTACGCCATGGTGTTCTCGCCCGCCGCCACCGTGGAGACGACCAAGCCCCAGGCCGCCGCCATGCGCGACCGCACGGCCTCCGCCACGCCCGAGGCCTGGACCGCCATGGAGACGGCGATGATGGCGCGCCTGGTCAAGTCGCCCGAGGGCCTGAAGTCGGCCACCGCCGCCACGATCGCCTCGGACCGCTCGGTGGTGGCTCGCGCGCTTTATGACGACCTGACCACCGACCTGCGCGGCGAGCTGGCTTCGATCAAGACCCCGACGACGATGCTCTATCCGTGGGACCCGGCCATCGCGCCCCAGGCGGCGTTCGACCAGCTCTACACCGGCGCTTACGCCCCGATGACCCAGGCCAAGGTCAAGCGGATCGACGGCTCGTACCACTTCATCATGCTGGACCAGCCGGCCGCCTTCGCCTTCGAGGTCGAGAGCTTCCTGAAATAG
- a CDS encoding TraB/GumN family protein has product MMILPGSVRRFALALVAPVLVAALAMGASPVLAEPALWAIKDKDSTIYLFGTVHVLKPSTPWRSPKIAKAFQDADDVVMEIEQPEDPATTRALMMKYGVDRAAPLSTKLKPESYAKLQAAAQGMGFPPQALEPMRPWLAALTVSLTPLLKAGYDPESGVEKLLTAQAKAAGKPIAAFETMEQQVRFFADMTPAQEAQLLESTLDEIDDGPAKIDALVAAWAAGDQGELKRQMVDEMQTEYPDVYKLLLVDRNQDWANQLKTRLAGSGVSFVAVGAGHLTGPDSLQAQLARLGIKTERVE; this is encoded by the coding sequence ATGATGATTCTGCCCGGATCTGTCCGCCGCTTCGCTCTCGCCCTCGTCGCGCCCGTCCTCGTCGCCGCGCTGGCGATGGGGGCGAGCCCCGTCCTGGCCGAGCCCGCCCTGTGGGCGATCAAGGACAAGGACTCCACGATCTACCTGTTCGGCACGGTCCATGTGCTGAAGCCGAGCACCCCGTGGCGCTCGCCGAAGATCGCCAAGGCCTTCCAGGACGCCGACGACGTGGTCATGGAGATCGAGCAGCCCGAGGATCCGGCGACCACGCGCGCGTTGATGATGAAATACGGCGTCGACCGAGCCGCGCCCCTGTCCACCAAGCTCAAACCCGAGAGCTACGCCAAGCTGCAGGCGGCCGCCCAGGGCATGGGCTTTCCGCCCCAGGCCCTGGAGCCCATGCGGCCCTGGCTGGCGGCGCTGACCGTGTCGCTGACCCCGCTGCTGAAGGCCGGCTACGATCCCGAGAGCGGCGTCGAGAAGCTGCTGACGGCCCAGGCCAAGGCGGCGGGCAAGCCGATCGCGGCCTTCGAGACCATGGAGCAGCAGGTCCGCTTCTTCGCCGACATGACCCCGGCCCAGGAGGCCCAGCTGCTGGAATCGACCCTGGACGAGATCGACGACGGCCCGGCCAAGATCGACGCCCTGGTGGCGGCCTGGGCGGCCGGCGACCAGGGCGAGCTGAAACGCCAGATGGTCGACGAGATGCAGACCGAATATCCCGACGTCTACAAGCTGCTGCTGGTCGACCGGAACCAGGACTGGGCCAACCAGCTGAAGACCAGGCTGGCGGGCTCGGGTGTCAGCTTCGTGGCGGTCGGGGCGGGCCACCTGACCGGACCCGACAGTCTGCAGGCGCAGCTGGCCAGGCTGGGGATCAAGACCGAGCGGGTGGAGTAG
- a CDS encoding HD domain-containing protein encodes MADGHQHPQEHERAHERAHDRAKFHAMVDGTQEDWAIIADASVAFGRDLPKRLVSHLKLLQGDCGGFAIDRLDHSLQTATRAFQDGRDEEYVVCALLHDIGDILGPRNHADIAAAILQPFISEQNHWMVAHHAIFQGYYFFHHLGLDREMRDQFRGHPSFEYTAQFCHIYDQEAFDPAYASMPLEAFEPMLHRVMSTPRRSIYLREAKL; translated from the coding sequence ATGGCCGACGGCCACCAGCATCCGCAGGAGCATGAACGCGCCCATGAACGCGCCCATGACCGCGCCAAGTTCCACGCCATGGTCGACGGCACGCAGGAAGACTGGGCGATCATCGCCGACGCCTCGGTCGCGTTCGGCCGCGACCTGCCCAAGCGCCTGGTCTCGCACCTGAAACTGCTGCAGGGCGACTGCGGCGGCTTCGCCATCGATCGGCTGGACCACAGCCTGCAGACCGCCACCCGCGCCTTCCAGGACGGCCGCGACGAGGAATACGTGGTCTGCGCCCTTTTGCACGACATCGGCGACATCCTGGGTCCGCGCAATCACGCCGATATCGCCGCAGCGATCCTGCAGCCCTTCATCTCCGAGCAGAACCACTGGATGGTGGCCCACCACGCCATTTTCCAGGGCTACTACTTCTTCCACCACCTGGGCCTGGACCGCGAAATGCGCGACCAGTTCCGGGGCCATCCCAGCTTCGAATACACCGCCCAGTTCTGCCACATCTACGACCAGGAGGCCTTCGATCCGGCCTATGCCTCGATGCCGCTGGAAGCCTTCGAGCCGATGCTGCACCGGGTCATGTCGACGCCGAGGCGGTCGATCTATCTGCGCGAGGCGAAGCTCTAG
- a CDS encoding sugar phosphate nucleotidyltransferase, with product MAKPAKAIILSAGQGKRLSPLTDTRPKCLVELSGRTVLHWQLKHLAQAGITEAVVVTGFAADTVEKEIAALDIPGLTVRTLFNPFYALTDNLATCWLARGEMRGDFLLLNGDTLFETGIAERLIAAPPAPITVTIDRKAAGYDADDMKVLTEGLSLRAIGKTIDQYDAESIGFLRFDPEGAALFTRIVEQALRAPEGLKRWYLSVINQIAQDHDVVRVQSIEGLDWAEMDFPEDLPKNRELAAAWIAAGE from the coding sequence GTGGCGAAACCGGCCAAAGCCATCATCCTCAGCGCCGGCCAGGGCAAGCGCCTGTCGCCCCTGACCGACACCCGCCCCAAGTGCCTGGTCGAGCTTTCCGGTCGCACAGTGCTGCACTGGCAGCTCAAGCACCTGGCCCAGGCCGGGATCACCGAGGCGGTGGTGGTGACCGGCTTCGCCGCCGACACGGTCGAAAAGGAGATCGCGGCGCTCGACATCCCGGGCCTGACGGTCCGCACCCTGTTCAACCCCTTCTATGCCCTGACTGACAACCTGGCGACCTGCTGGCTGGCGCGGGGCGAGATGCGCGGCGACTTCCTGCTGCTGAACGGCGACACCCTGTTCGAGACCGGCATCGCCGAGCGCCTGATCGCCGCCCCGCCGGCCCCGATCACCGTCACCATCGACCGCAAGGCCGCCGGCTACGACGCCGACGACATGAAGGTGCTGACCGAAGGCCTGTCCCTGCGCGCCATCGGCAAGACCATCGACCAGTACGACGCCGAGTCGATCGGCTTCCTGCGCTTCGATCCCGAGGGCGCGGCCCTGTTCACCCGCATCGTCGAGCAGGCCCTGCGCGCGCCCGAGGGCCTCAAGCGCTGGTATCTTAGCGTCATCAACCAGATCGCCCAGGACCATGACGTGGTTCGCGTCCAGTCGATCGAGGGCCTGGACTGGGCCGAGATGGACTTCCCCGAGGACCTGCCGAAGAACCGCGAACTGGCGGCGGCCTGGATCGCGGCGGGCGAGTAG